One genomic segment of Labilithrix sp. includes these proteins:
- the secE gene encoding preprotein translocase subunit SecE → MATEEDLEKASDSEGEESEEAAEEQADEKALARATESKEEKEEERPVTDDDAPIQLGYQRYVYGAYMAAALLASFLFAKIGHAAWYRLGQWKTELGEPQDEYLFPAAGLLGVLVAVYYWRKPDARKYADEVAEELSKVTWPSRKEVTNSTTVVVLTTLFATVFFALMDRFWSFVTDKIYTF, encoded by the coding sequence ATGGCGACGGAAGAAGATCTCGAAAAAGCCTCGGATTCCGAGGGAGAAGAGAGCGAAGAGGCCGCCGAGGAACAGGCGGACGAGAAGGCTCTCGCGCGGGCCACCGAGTCCAAGGAGGAGAAGGAGGAGGAGCGTCCGGTGACGGACGACGATGCTCCGATCCAGCTCGGCTACCAGCGCTACGTCTACGGCGCCTACATGGCCGCGGCCCTCCTCGCGTCGTTCTTGTTCGCGAAGATCGGCCACGCGGCCTGGTACCGCCTCGGCCAGTGGAAGACCGAGCTCGGGGAGCCGCAAGACGAGTACTTGTTCCCAGCCGCCGGCCTGCTGGGCGTCCTCGTCGCCGTCTACTACTGGCGCAAGCCGGACGCGCGGAAGTACGCGGACGAGGTGGCGGAAGAGCTCTCGAAGGTCACCTGGCCTAGCCGCAAAGAAGTGACGAACTCGACGACCGTCGTCGTCCTGACCACCCTGTTCGCGACCGTGTTCTTCGCGCTCATGGATCGGTTCTGGAGCTTCGTCACCGACAAGATCTACACGTTTTAG
- a CDS encoding metallophosphoesterase yields the protein MSPRAKTWTKRVVAGVFVLGSFAAIWAFLVEPRRLVVHAHDLALPGWPREQAPLRVALVSDLHVGSPHWGADRLPVLVEAVNATQPDVVLLAGDYMIDGVKLGTKTPPEAIAQGLAGLRSRHGTIAVLGNHDWWNDGARVRRAFEAEGIVVLENEVRTFVHEGRPVTVAGLADTMTRSPEPDATFARAPAGPVIALVHEPDIFRFDVGARPSITLAGHTHGGQVWVPFLGHPVIPSDYGQRYAGGHVVEEGRHLFVTTGVGTSIYPVRFGVPPEIALLTLRGE from the coding sequence ATGTCCCCGCGCGCCAAGACGTGGACGAAGCGCGTCGTCGCCGGCGTCTTCGTGCTCGGGTCCTTCGCCGCGATCTGGGCCTTCCTCGTCGAGCCGCGGCGGCTCGTCGTGCACGCGCACGATCTCGCGCTCCCCGGCTGGCCGCGCGAGCAAGCGCCGCTCCGCGTCGCGCTCGTCTCCGATCTTCACGTCGGCTCGCCGCACTGGGGCGCCGATCGGCTCCCCGTGCTCGTCGAGGCGGTGAACGCGACGCAGCCGGACGTCGTCCTGCTCGCCGGCGACTACATGATCGACGGCGTGAAGCTCGGGACGAAGACGCCGCCGGAGGCGATCGCGCAGGGCCTCGCCGGCCTCCGCTCGCGCCACGGGACGATCGCGGTCCTCGGCAACCACGACTGGTGGAACGACGGGGCGCGCGTCCGCCGCGCGTTCGAGGCGGAGGGTATCGTCGTCCTCGAGAACGAGGTCCGCACGTTCGTCCACGAAGGCCGGCCGGTCACCGTCGCCGGCCTCGCCGACACGATGACGCGGAGCCCCGAGCCGGACGCGACCTTCGCGCGCGCGCCCGCGGGCCCCGTCATCGCGCTCGTCCACGAGCCCGACATCTTCCGCTTCGACGTCGGCGCGCGGCCCTCGATCACGCTCGCCGGCCACACCCACGGCGGTCAGGTCTGGGTCCCGTTCCTCGGCCACCCGGTCATCCCGTCCGACTACGGGCAGCGCTACGCCGGCGGCCACGTGGTCGAGGAGGGCCGCCATCTCTTCGTGACCACGGGGGTCGGGACCAGCATCTACCCGGTAAGGTTCGGGGTTCCGCCCGAGATCGCGCTGCTGACCTTGCGTGGCGAGTAG
- the rplK gene encoding 50S ribosomal protein L11 yields the protein MAKKITGYIKLQLPAGKANPAPPVGPALGQHGVNIMGFCKEFNAKTQGGDMIIPVVITVYSDRSFSFILKTPPVSVLLKKAAGLPTGKKPGAGSKEPNKTKVGQVTEKQVRELAAQKIQDMNCTDIEAAVRIVRGTARSMGIDVVA from the coding sequence ATGGCAAAGAAGATCACCGGTTACATCAAGCTGCAGCTCCCCGCGGGCAAGGCGAACCCTGCCCCCCCGGTCGGCCCCGCGCTCGGTCAGCACGGCGTCAACATCATGGGCTTCTGCAAGGAGTTCAACGCCAAGACCCAGGGCGGCGACATGATCATCCCCGTGGTGATCACGGTCTACTCGGACCGCAGCTTCTCCTTCATCCTCAAGACGCCGCCCGTCAGCGTGCTCCTCAAGAAGGCCGCCGGCCTCCCGACCGGCAAGAAGCCGGGCGCGGGCTCGAAGGAGCCGAACAAGACGAAGGTCGGTCAGGTCACCGAGAAGCAGGTCCGCGAGCTCGCGGCGCAGAAGATCCAGGACATGAACTGCACGGACATCGAAGCCGCCGTGCGCATCGTCCGTGGCACCGCGCGCTCGATGGGGATCGACGTCGTCGCCTGA
- the nusG gene encoding transcription termination/antitermination protein NusG, translated as MAKKWYVIQTYSGYENKVKEALLQRIKEHNKEAFFGEVLIPTETVQETRANGKQRIRQKTSLPGYIFVEMDMSEEAWHLVKDTPKVTGFIGNQRPQEVRPQEIEDQRRRTVEGAVKPKPRVNFDVGDEIRVIDGAFANFSGTVEEVKPDKQKLKVKVSIFGRATPVELDFSQVEKRA; from the coding sequence ATGGCCAAGAAGTGGTACGTCATCCAGACCTACTCGGGGTACGAGAACAAGGTCAAAGAGGCCCTGCTCCAGCGCATCAAGGAGCACAACAAGGAGGCCTTCTTCGGCGAGGTGCTCATCCCGACCGAGACGGTCCAGGAGACGCGCGCGAACGGTAAGCAGCGCATCCGTCAGAAGACGAGCCTCCCCGGCTACATCTTCGTCGAGATGGACATGAGCGAGGAGGCCTGGCACCTCGTGAAGGACACGCCGAAGGTCACCGGCTTCATCGGCAACCAGCGCCCGCAAGAGGTGCGTCCGCAGGAGATCGAGGACCAGCGCCGCCGCACGGTCGAGGGCGCGGTGAAGCCGAAGCCGCGCGTGAACTTCGACGTGGGCGACGAGATCCGCGTCATCGACGGCGCGTTCGCGAACTTCTCCGGCACGGTCGAGGAAGTGAAGCCCGACAAGCAGAAGCTCAAGGTGAAGGTCTCGATCTTCGGCCGCGCCACGCCGGTCGAGCTCGACTTCTCCCAGGTCGAGAAGCGCGCGTAA
- the rplA gene encoding 50S ribosomal protein L1, whose protein sequence is MVLASSLRTSRTTARADAWTRWEARVKGSKKEARLPKLSKNRAKVDKEVDRTRKYTVEEACALVKKAKFAKFDETVDLAVRLGVNPKHADQMVRGALVLPHGTGQTVRVLVFAKGEKEREAREAGADFAGSDDMVAKVSEGFMDFDRVIATPDMMGAVGKLGRVLGPRGLMPNPKVGTVTFDIGNAVREAKGGKIEYRVEKAGIVHARIGKVSFADNALADNAKALIQALVRAKPSTAKGTYVRSITISSTMGPGVKIDPAQFVGGTEEA, encoded by the coding sequence ATGGTCCTCGCGTCTTCGTTGAGAACCTCTCGAACCACCGCCCGCGCCGACGCGTGGACCCGGTGGGAGGCCCGAGTCAAAGGGTCGAAAAAGGAGGCACGTTTGCCGAAGTTGTCCAAGAACCGCGCGAAGGTCGACAAGGAAGTCGATCGCACGCGCAAATACACGGTCGAAGAGGCGTGCGCTCTCGTAAAGAAAGCGAAATTCGCCAAATTCGACGAGACGGTGGACCTCGCCGTCCGCTTGGGCGTCAACCCCAAGCACGCGGACCAGATGGTCCGCGGCGCGCTGGTCCTCCCGCACGGCACCGGTCAGACGGTGCGTGTGCTCGTCTTCGCCAAGGGCGAGAAGGAGCGCGAGGCCCGTGAGGCCGGCGCCGACTTCGCCGGCAGCGACGACATGGTCGCGAAGGTGAGCGAAGGATTCATGGATTTCGATCGCGTGATCGCGACGCCCGACATGATGGGCGCCGTCGGTAAGCTCGGTCGCGTCCTCGGTCCTCGCGGCCTGATGCCGAACCCGAAGGTCGGCACGGTCACCTTCGACATCGGCAACGCCGTGCGCGAAGCGAAGGGCGGCAAGATCGAGTACCGCGTCGAGAAGGCTGGCATCGTCCACGCCCGCATCGGCAAGGTCTCCTTCGCCGACAACGCGCTCGCGGACAACGCGAAGGCGCTCATCCAGGCGCTCGTCCGTGCGAAGCCCTCCACCGCGAAGGGCACGTACGTCCGTAGCATCACGATCAGCTCGACGATGGGCCCCGGCGTCAAGATCGACCCGGCGCAGTTCGTCGGCGGCACCGAGGAGGCCTGA